atatttttaaaatcttgaaaaaaCTAAACAAGAATAGAGTTGACATATTTTAATTGGAATCAAGAAAGAGGAATCATTCGTTTAGAAACTAGCAAAGTTTCATGTTTAAACAAGTGAGTGTTCTTTCTTCctaaatactatttttattttttaagagatacATTACATATTAACTTAGCAATTTAGCTATAGGGCTTCAACACTAAACTCTCCTCAAGACATCCCAACTATGCAAGACTTGATGGTAAAATGAAGATGATGGAAGAAAGAGAGCTACAAAAAAGGATTGGAGGAAACAACCCAAGAAGACATAGATTTTCAACTCCTTTCTACTATGGTGACCACTAAGATAAACTTTAATATCTCTACAGAGATACGAGACAATGAGAAAGACTAGCAcatgagaaaattttaaaatataatgtaaaattgcCTACATATACCTTGGTTTGACGGACCCAATTTCAAAAGAACATTGTACATTATAAAAGGTTGACAATTCTAACTGATTTGATCTTAAAACTTTTATGAAAGAAATGtttgtttcttccttttatagGAAAGAGCTAACACTTAAGGCTTCAAAGTCACTCCCAAGTAGCAAGAAGTGTAGGTGAATACTTTAAGGAGATGAATactattatcttcaaatctaaGATTGAGGAATCAACAAAGGCAACCATGATTAGGTTGATTCATAATCTAAATAAACAAACCCAATATGTGGGGTGGATAAGAATAAGGTGTGCTAACACCTGAAGTGAGAATTCAAATCTAACATTTGTAAATATGACATGATTCAATAACTTAGACCTTATGAAAAGGAACTtgtataagaattttaaaacatctttgaattatacaattaaGAATTTGAATAGCTTTTTGTGTGTTCTTTTGTGTGAGAGTAAACTATCTTGATAATATGTGTCTTCTCATCCTCCGTGTATTTTTTTAAGTCTCTAAGAAAGTGTTTGACCAACTTCAAAGGTCTTCCTTACTAAGATGATGCTTCTTCCTTTGCTGATTCCTTTCCATATTATTACATTCACCCttaattcattcatttcttCCTTTGCTGATCCTTTCCATATTATGGCATTCACCCTTATTAATTCATTCCATTATTTGGtttcattatcttttatttttaatatgttttcatCTCCTTATTGACCACCACCTAAGCTAGCTAAGTCACACCAAAATTCAAGAGAAACATTAGGTCAAACCTACCTTAGTAACCACCATcaagaaaaaccaaaatctCCCTCCAGAAAACACCAAAGAAAATCATTTGACCTTTTCTCCTGGCCACCAAAAATTCACTCATAATTCACAAGAACCATACCATCATACGCATCATCCAATCAACAACATAACCTACAAGAATTTTCCAAAAAGTACAAACCAAAACCACTAGGGTCTCATCCTATACATTTTACATAACTTGTGCATACCTTCTTCTCATATTCTTCTCATAGTTTCTCCAAGAACATTATAAATAACCTTCCAAGATTCTACAAGATCCCTTCCTACCCATCTAGGATACTTTTTCTACCGTTTCCAAGCCATAGCTGAACCATACCTTACCTAAAGGCAACCTATATCCATCCAAGAAACCAAGTCATGAAAGCATAGTTTGTCTTTGATCTCTTTGCACTTGTAAACCTAATTTGATGATCCTTGAAATTATTATGAACCTCTAAACAGCCTCAAACTAATATTATCCAAGAAATGTAACATCATTGAGAGACATTGAAAGAATACATGCTACAAAAAGTTTACGGAAAATTTACCATTAATTGTAACTAttgtgataaaatcataaaatgtaAGAATGGTATGCAACCCAAGAATTTAAGGGTAAATTGATGTAGAAAACAAAACTACAATCATGAATCACAATTGTTACGTGTACATTTTAGGAGCTCatggatttttatatttaaaaaaaataaaaagtaaaaataaattgtattaaatgaatgtaaaaattatgagtgtatcaaaatatcatttctctTGTTACTATGTCTAATTTTTCTTGACAAAATTAACATAGATTAATTTTGTCAAGAAAAATTAGACATAGGATAATTGCCATTGTCATTTTTGTCAATCAGAGTTGAGTTTCTTATCTATTTGAGgatgttctttcttttctaaaGGCTTTTGAGTAATTTCGGTATTCAAAACTTGATTCTGAATTTTCATAGAGTTTGGTAAAAAAAGCGTCAAAATTCGGTCTCAATATAAACTTTTCAAGAAAGTCATTACAACAATCCTTCAGAACTCAACTTAATTAGCTATATTGACtcctatatttttgaaaattaatattttaccccataaaatttacaaaattatgaaaacaactaatttaaaaatattttctcaaatttattaagaaatatgTAGGCATATATTCTTGTAGAAACATCGCATAAGGACTGAAACGATatagttatttataaaagtCCATATACAAACATAAAAGTCGAAAGTACCTATACTGAAGTAATTGTAGAACACGCCTTCGTAATATATAACATTCTCAGACAATTCACCCTCAATTTCTAAATCCTTCAATCACAAGAAACTTTATATATTAGACGAGCGAATTATATGAAGATATTATGTTGATCAAATTTGAAATACGAATTTACTTATATAACTGgttgatataaaaaatgatatacaAAAATCCAAACCTCATCAAATGTGAACTCTGTTGTATGCTTCAGACAATGTGGTGGTTCTATCACTGTGCCTTCTGGCATTGAAATAGAAAATCGCCAACTGCACAAAAGAAATTTAAGAGAAAAGGTATTTGATCGTGTAAACTATATTCGTGgttttaaattatcatatttcatctatAGTTAGGttgaaataacaatttaaaaacacaattaacataTGCATATTTAGAGAAaacaaatgattaaaatatgcaaaaaatattaaggaaaattaaacattataaaagtCACCCATGTTAACATTCATGATGGAATatgaacttttaatttatttccgTCATGCTTAGCACAAACTTGAAGGTCAAACACACATAAATCAGTGATACGTTGcacattaacaaaattaagttaGTGTACACGAAACATGAGAATTCGGAGaattttctaagaaaaaaatttgatcATCTAACTTCTCAACAAATCCTATGTATAAggtatttgatatatttaaatacgAAACTTATTTCTGTATTTCTAGCATTCTCTATtgtattataaacaaattaatcattaaataaCATATGAAATGCTTAtcattttagaaattaaaacaaaatatgaattagctaaacatattaaaatctaattatCTATTTATTACATTGATTTTATATTATGCAAATTATAACTCAAAATTCATAGTGAGGTTAccttaatttgatttataactCAAAATTAAGAGTTATAGTCCACATATTActaattaattcaatatttataatcaataaattaaattttgattttgaaaataactaCTAATTTGCAAAGACCCACTTGGAGAAGTATCACAcagttgaaaatgaaaaattgaaagatataTATACCTATCCAAAAGACAAAGTGGAGCAATAGAAGCCTTGTGAAGACTTCTCTTGATAGCTGCCTTCCATGAAAAAGGAAAGGAACCACCCTGgtaatcataatatattaaaagcaAACACAACTCAGCACAGTAATTAATCAAAACTTTTAGCAAACAGTTGGAAGGCATAGAAATTTACCCAACCAAAACTCCTAGACAGGTCATTGCCTGTACCAAGAGGTATGATCCCTACTGGAGGAACCGGCAACCGACCTTGTGCGTGAAGTTCTGAGAGACATCCCAATACCCACCCAACACTACCATCTCCTCCGGCTACCTATCAAATCAACAAACATATTCATCCACCATCTGTTATTCCTACATGCAAAACTACCTATAATCAATTGGTTCATTTAGGTGTTTATATTGATGGATGATCATGctcttataaatttaaatatgactTAAAAGTTTCACcttagataaaaagaaaagattaaatgatatataaaagaaatagaacTCACAGATATTGTTGATTATTCAAGCATAAGTTAATATCTtacttttgataaataaaaaaaaaaaaagttgaggaatatataaaaataaatactaataaaacCATTAATCTCTCTTGAAATATAAAATCCATATCAAATGTTAAAGAAGAAAGCACAATATAAATCTGAATCTATCTcctacattaaatataaaaaaaaaataaacaatttataaaaaacaattcattattttaaaattttgaattaaaatgtaatatccatctgatattttaaaatacttgtgACCAAAATAGAACATACCAAAATCCTCAATCTTTCACGAGTTTCTTCAGCACATGAATCACCAAGAGCAGCCAACATCTCCAGGCAACCTAACCCATACCGGATAAACTCATGAGGCTTCACATCTAAGATGTCTAGAACCTGCGGTGAACTTCAACTCACATCAATCACAACATGGcgtaaaataaagaaacacgATAGATATATTGATGCATTAATTGTTTCAAGTTCTGATACTGTGATCTTAAATAACATCTATGGAAATATtataatccaaaaatattatgattatttaacttttgatatttactgaaaaataaaatacagatattttttgacaacatctTAACCATCTCAATAAAGATTCTCACTTTCATATTCATCATAATACAAAAAGATTTCATgaaactaatttgtttaaaccTCATGGCACTTTGGGTCAATATTCACTTGTCACATTCCGAACTAAAGTTATATAAATTCTCAGTAACTTATTGGTCTAGAATTCAAagtatatatgtaaaatatatgaTCAAGAAGAGAGGCTTTCCGAAGTagattttataacaaaaaaatatttattagatacAAGAGAAAAGTGAAAATGAGTAAAATATAAACTTGTTTTTGGGAGGTGAGTTCAATTCATTTAACAAATTCTTTATAAAAgcatacagaaaaaaaaataaaaggataaaataaaacacatggttaaaaaagaataattttcaaAGTTATAGAGTCATAAGGAAAGATAAGAAAAGAGATAGTATATCACTGTTATATGAAGATTATgctgaactttttttttttaagaagtgAGACTACTATGACTTTAAACTAGTGAGTGCAAATATGATgttaactttaaattaaaaataagaaaagtgaatgaatttCTTAATCTATGTACAAATCATCAAAAGCTTATTACAATTAAAGATTTTTTGAATTAGATATTATTAACGAGTGAATCGATGAAAGAGAcgctaataatatttatatttaaaaaataaaattaagtctaattcaatcttataaaattattaaacattttaaacataatactaaaaaaataattaaataactcaTCACAATAAACACAACAAAACTTAACTAAGATTactctaaaaaaaatgtaatatcatCTAAAAAGACTctatattattaaagtatataagaacaaaataacaataatatgaGATAGAATGAGTATTAGCATCCCTAAACTAAAATTGTACATtgttggaaaagaaaatagagattTTCATTATACTTAATTATGACTTCTTAGTTATCACTGGTATATAGTGTACCCGTTCAACTTAAAAATACCAAAGGATTCGTTCTTCCTGAATTGTTATGGAATGTATTAACTTTCTCACTTCCAAAATAGTGGAAAAGTTTACacataaattaagaaaaaaaaaaggtatgtATTACATAATTCTATTAAAATAGtgtaatacttttaataaatatattatttaaaagttaaataattataatggtTAAACAATTAACatgatgattttgataatttacGTGAGagtagattaaaaataataataataatatgttataaaataacaatattatttattttgacataaatttaaaagattaaaacagCAGATAACTTATAACtagaattaatatttaaaaaaaaaaaaaacacttaatcCTGCTTGAATTTTATGCAAACAATGTCAGAAATCAATAACCTGCTCTGCACTGATGAGATATTGGAGTCTCTCCTTGAGTAAGGGGCCGCAGCGACCACCACTGCGAGGGTTGATGAAAACCACAATCGGCACCAACGGTGCCACTGCGTTGGAGTCACCGTCGCTACGAACGCGACGACTATCCCCGGCGGCTTCGTCGTTGTACCTGATGGAATCGCGCATCGCCGACCGAAGGTATTGCGGCATCGTCAACTTTTGCCTCAGCTCCTCTTTACACAGGCGAGGGCTACTCGAAATGCCACAGCCCCGGAAGGACTCCACAATTGCCGATGACGATGACGATGGTGAATCCATGATTTTCGCTTCGATCCAATATCAGAAGAAATAAACAAACTATTGGATCTGCTGTATTCGCTAATTTATTTGCTGCATTTGTTGAATAAGTTGCATACGATCATGAGATGTTTCTAACGGGAAGAAATGGAAACTTTGGTGATGGTGTGGTGATCGCCATCGCCCTATGCCAAAAAGAACCTAAAATGAAGCTTTTCTTgttagaaatgttgttgttcttttGTCTTTGCGGTTTTCATTCAACCGTTTCTAcaagataagaaataaaataaacaaaatctcTCTCTTaccatgtaaaaaatataaataaataaaaatcaaatgatgaaaaaaacaaattgtacACCAATATCCACATCAAtactaaaagtatattttttagaagaaaatccTCTTTTTCCAgtttagaaaaaatatcaaaattcaaaattaagtcTATAACAATTGATAATAGAATTGAATCATGTAACTTTATTTGGGTGTacagttctttttttttttttaccttttttttctcttttatatatttatatttcttaatcaatttttaaattactgACAAaagttacaattattttattctataattataaatatgaattttaaataaaaatagaaatatttttaaattattcttttacatGTATTTGATTGGTTTGATCAAATTTACAAGTATTCTTATTATATAAtcataacattaaaaattaataatttattataatttttatatgcaattttttaactttaatgtaagtttaataatatattttgattgaagtattatgacaattattttctatatgcaatttttttaactttaatataaatttaataatatattttaattgaatgtaTCATGACAAGTGGAAACACAATACTTTTTTccttatgataattaaaaataaaaagtattattataataattattaaattaaaaaatgtgttcttatatgtttttaaaaaaggtatgaaaatgaataaattttattaacttttaaaattttttaaatgaagccaactggaaggatttgcacttcatcataacatatatatgtctcttacaaaaatattgtaCGGTCTAAAACAAAGTCCCAGGTAGTGTCCCAAGAAGTGTTGAAGTTTGATTACTTCTTAACAAAGTTGAACTTTATGAGATGTAGTTATGATAGTTGtatttattgttgtatgttaaTGATATTCTAATAAAAAGTAAAGACCAAGATATTATTAATGGTCTAAAGTTTAGTCTGAATTAAGAATTTAAGATGAAGGATCTTGGAAAAGTTAGTCGAATCATCAAAGATAAGCTGTAAACTGTTTTATTTTGGTCTCAATAGATTTATATGAAGAAGATTGTAAGCAggtttaaaatgtataaaactaAACTAGTGAATACATTTCTAGCGCATCACATGAAACTCTCAAGGAGTCAAGACATCATATTTAATGATGATAGGAAAAAGATGGAACCTAGCCTTTATGCTTGTGGAGTAGGCGACATTATGTATGGAATGATTTGTACTAGACCAGACCTTGCACATGTTGTTAGTGTTGTGAGCAAGTTTATGACAGAACCTGTACTTGCTCATTTGGAAGCTTTGAAGTGGATTCTGAGATATTTGAATGGATCTCTAAACTCATGTCTTCTATATTAGAGAAAGACTTATTTTAAATCCATCATTGAAGGCTTTATTGATGCTAACTATGCTAGATGTCTTGATACTAGAAAATCTTTTCTAGGATATGTGTTTACTCTGTTTGAAACAAGTGTAATGAGTTGAAAGACAAATCTCCAATCTATTATAGCTTTGTTCACTATAGAAGCAGACTATAATGCTTTGGTTGCAGGGGTAAAAGAAGGTTTATGACTAAAGGAAATGCTCTTTGAACTTGGATTCAAATAGAATGATGTATAGATCTTTTATGATAGCCAAAATGTTATTCATCTAACCAACCATCAAATGTATCATTCAAAGATCAAGCATATCAATGCTAAACTACATTTTATTAGAGATGAGATTGATTCAGGTGCTATTCAAGTAGTAAAGATTGATTCCAAAGATAATCCAACAGATATATTAACTAAACTGTTATCtaaaaataagtttgaaaaCTGCTTAAACATGATGATTTTTAGTCATATTTGATTTGGTAGAAGTGGCCGTAAAAATTGCATTGAACTGTCAAGGTGAAAAAATATTGCAGTTGACTCTTAACTATAGTTTTCTGATTGCTTATGCATAACTGTTTATCGATTATGATtggttatttttctttaaattatgtttACTATTATGTAGATGATGTATTATGTTGTTGTGGTTGACATTAAAAGAGATAGTATTAtgctttcctttctttattctttcagtttatgttttgtttatacATGTTTGAGCCAACAATTATTTATCACAAAAGTAATTGAAAACTATCACTATTTTGATTGCTACCCCTTGAATCTTTCCTTGTTACAGAAATGCATAGTTCAAAACAAAAAGCATATTTTGTACTTCCTGAATGCAGCACTCATCATCTACTTGTAAGACGTAATAATTTCCATTCATATTTTACCCATCTCAAACATAGGGAGTGAAATAGAATATGACAAAATTAAGGTGCTAGTTAGAACAGAATAACTCAAAAGAATCCTTTAATTTGACATGCTGCTAGTTCAACCTCAACCAGTCTCTGGCAAATATACACAAAATGTAGTTTGGCTAAATTCCATAGACATCTTTACATAAACGCCCATTTCATGGAACTAACTTAGCAGGCACCGAatgcaataaaagaaataaataatcgTTGACAAATTCATCAAAAAGCAATGAGTCTGATACTGTACATAGCAGGTAGTAAATGGCAATCTTCAGCAGACGCAATTGCAGTAAGCTCAGATCTAACAATTATATCTTTGGGCAATGCATTCTGAACAAAAAATTTAGGACTAACTAACAAATAGCCATGATACATTTTCAAGTTTCTTGGAGATTCCTTGCAAGCTACATTGAGGAGCTACAAAGGAAAAGAGGAAAAGGAAGCAACAATACagaataaatatagaaaattactATAGACAGaatataaagagaaaacaacatagACAGAGCTGAATGAACTATTTATAGCTGTTGCCGGAAACCAACCGGACCACCAATGAACAACCCACATCCGCCGGAAAACTCCACCAAAATCACACCAAATATCAATCCAAATCACTCCAACGAACTCGTCAACCAAACCCAACAAAACCTAAATGCAATAATGGAAGGGAGGAGCGAACTGAACAAAAAACCGTcaatacaaaacctaaattgcAAATCTAAAATTGGGCATGTGCAATTATGGAAGGGAAGGGCAAACTCACCAAGCAAAATGGATGCGAAGACCTAAAACACAAAGGATAATGATATCACAGAAGctaaaacgaaaatgaaaataaagggaAATAGAAAATGACCCATTTAACCCTTTTAACTCTGCCGCTGCCCGTGACACTTCAGCACTGTCAAATGAATGGAGGGCTCAAACCCTGTGTCAACGTACCGTACTCCATGGAGGAATGAGTAGGGCACACTCGCACCAAAGTAAACCACCTGATTCATCGATTTTAGAAGGGGGAAATGTTTTCAGCTATGTAATACTGAGAAAACACCTTCAACATGGTTCCTCTTAGTCTCTCGTCacaacaattattttcaaatcttcGTTTCATTTCCGTCTCCACCTTCAATCCTTATCTTAGGTGCATTTCTTGAAactcctctctctttttttttttttcttgtgtctcATTCTTATGTTTTTTCTGCATAAACAGATTCTTTGGATTCAGGTACATTTGTTCTGACTACCCAGAATCTCAAAACGCAAGACTCAGATCACGAAATGAAAGTAAAACGGCCAAAACCATGGCCAATCTTATCAATTCCAAACCATGGTCAAACGCGTTGGTCTCGTTTCTGCCCACCCCTCTCTCCAAAACGACGGTGCTCCGAACCCTTCGCCTCATCAGGGACCCTTCCAAAGCCCTTCGCTTTTTCAAGTGGGCTCAGCAAAGTGGTTTTTCCCACACAGCTCAGTCTTACTTCATCTTGCTACAAATTCTGGGTCGCCATAGGAACCTCAACGTTGCCCGAAACTTGCTTTTTTCAATCGAGAAAAAGTCTAACGGAACCGTCAAGCTTGAAGACAGGTTCTTCAATACCCTCATCAGAAGCTACGCCGAAGCAGGCCTCTTCAAAGAGTCCTTGAAGCTTTTTCAGACCATGAAGTCCGTTGCTGTTTCCCCCTCCGTGGTTACCTTCAACTCTGTTTTGTCTATTTTGCTTAAAAGGGGTCGCACCAATATGGCCAAAGAGGTGTATGATGAAATGCTTCACACGTATGGTGTTAGTCCAGACACTTGTACATACAATGTTTTGATCAGAGGGCTTTGCAAAAACTCAATGGTCGATGAAGGGTTTCGGTTCTTTAAAGAGATGGCTAGTTTTAATTGTGACCCGGATGTTGTCACGTATAACACTCTTGTTGATGGTTTATGTAGAGCAGGGAAGGTTAGAATTGCTCGGAATTTAGTAAATGCTATGAGCAAGAAATGTGAGGGTTTGAATCCTAATGTTGTTACTTATACCACTTTGATCCGAGGGTATTGTATGAAGCAAGAAGTTGATGAGGCATTGGTAGTTCTTGAAGAGATGAGTGGCCGGGGCATTGAGCCGAACATGGTTACCTATAATACTTTGATAAAAGGGCTCTGTGAGGTACACAAGTTGGACAAGATGAAAGATGTTTTGGAATTGATGAAAGACAATGGGGGTTTTAGCCCTGATACATTTACCTTTAATACAATTATTCATTCGCATTGCTGTGCAGGAAATTTGGATGAAGCATTGAAGGTGTTTGAAAGTATGAAGAAATTTCAGATCCGCATGGATTCAGCCTCGTACAGCCCTCTGATACGTTGTTTGTGTCAGAAAGGGGACTATGATATGGCAGAGGTGTTATTTGATGAGTTATTTGAGAAGGAAATCCTATTGAGTAATTTTGGCTCCAAACCACTTGCTGCTTCTTATAGTCCTCTTATTCAGTATTTGTGTGAACATGGGAAGAGTAAGAAGGCCGAGAGGGTGATGAGACAGTTAATGAAAAGGGGCACACAAGATGGCCAATTATACAACACATTGATTATGGGGCATTGTAAAGAAGGTACATACGAAAGTGGATATGAGCTTTTAGTGTGGATGCTGAGAAGAGACTTTCTACCTGATGTTCATATATATGATTCCTTGATTGatggttttcttttaaagaataaGCCTCTGCTTGCAAAGGAGACACTAGAGAAAATGCTTAAGAGCTCCTATCAACCTAAAACAGCCACCTGGCATTCCATACTAGCAAAACTGTTGGAAAAGGGTTGTGCTCATGAGTCTGCCTGTgttattttgatgatgctggAGAAAAATGTTAGACAGAATATAAACCTGTCAACTGAAAGTTTAAAGCTACTTTTTAGATGTGGACAGCAGGAAAGAGcatttgaaattattgatttgCTTTATAAGAATGGATACCGTGTTACAATAGAAGAAGTGGTTCAATTTCTTTTTGAGAGAGGAAAGCTATCAGAAGCATGCAAAAtgttgttttttagttttaaaaatcatCAGAATGTCAATATTGATTTGTGTAATGCAATTGTTCTGAATCTTTGTAAAACTAACAAGGTCTCAGAAGCATTTAATTTATGCTATGAATTGGTGGAGAAAGGTTTATGTCAGGAATTGACATGTCTAAATGATCTACTGGCTGCTTTAGAGGAAGggggaagaagagaagaagctATATTTATATCAAAGAGATTACCAAGACTGGAGAAATTAGATGAATCTAAAGGAAATCATGGCTCTAAGAAGTTCAGGCCTATTAAAGTGTGAACCGCGTTTCTTGCTCTTTCAATATTCTGTTTTCATCTTTTCTGCTTTGACGGTTGAAAGTTAAAATCATCAGCTTCTACAGCTTGAAGATGATCTCTATCTGACAAAGTGCAATACTTTGATGTGTCATATAGTGGTATTAAAGATCACCGACCTTGTGCTGCAGTAGCCAGTAAGCAAACCAGAAGGTGATACTGGAAGCCATCCTTGGAAATATGGCCAGTCTTTTACCTTAAACTCGCTGCCACTGATTCACAGTTTCTCCACTCTCAGTCTACAAGAATAGATGGAATGCAAAGAATATTAGCTAGATGAAGGACCCAAGAGATAACTACTAAGATGTACAAAGgaaaaatcaaaaagaaaaataagaacgCTTATGTGTGCTGACTAGAAATGAACACCACATTCTTTGTCATGAGCCTATTCGGTAGTTTTCAAAAGCTTTTAGAGTTTTTAGGGTGTGTTTGactcagttttatttttttataaagttgaaagtatattaattaaaaagaaaaatataagcaTAAACATCAGTGAGTTTTCAATAATACTAGTTATTTTGACTAGGGTCACTTGTCTACATTCAATAATACTGGTGCAGTAAAAATTTCTCGAAATAACAAAAACTATTCTTCCTTCAAAGCATGTTGATATCATGTATTAGTTatagatgaaattgaaaattttctcacTTGGATTTAGTACCTTGAGGCTAAGGAGATGTTTGCATATCCACTAAGGTCCTAACTTTGAAGCTTTTCTAAAACACGCAGGTCATTAATTTGGCTATGAATTTTGGTATGCTTAGTGGAAGTCTGGCTTTATACATATTTTAGGAGATATCTTTTAGATGATTTCAGTTTCATCATGTttcatattatcatttttaaatgcTTGGACCATTGTAGTGTTGCATTTTTTATTAGCTATTGCACAAGATATATATCCATCTTGAATGTTATTTGTTGCTCACAATTGTCATTGTTGTTTGACATGTGATTTAGTTGTAATTGTGATTCTAGCTTAATGATCCATATTTTGGCTGTTAAAAAATGCTATCTAAATGGGAGAATGGTTAATTAATTATGGATCAgtattaatcaataattaaaatattatctttactGTTATCTGACAATTAGAGATATGATCTATGTATTCGATCTTTTGCAAATTTATCACCCGCATTAAAGAAATTTACACACATAATCTCAATGATTTCCTAGAAGGTGGGTGAAAAACCcttataagaaagaaagaaaggttcAGTAGTGCTGATAGAAATAAATACTCTATCCTTCACAGGCATGCACTTATTACCAATTATTCTGTAATTGCATTGTTTTACATACTATATATGCTCAATATCTATGAATATTGATTTCTAAAATTCCATCACATTGTGCGTTAGAATA
This DNA window, taken from Vigna radiata var. radiata cultivar VC1973A chromosome 5, Vradiata_ver6, whole genome shotgun sequence, encodes the following:
- the LOC106762838 gene encoding pentatricopeptide repeat-containing protein At1g02060, chloroplastic isoform X1 — its product is MVPLSLSSQQLFSNLRFISVSTFNPYLRFFGFRYICSDYPESQNARLRSRNESKTAKTMANLINSKPWSNALVSFLPTPLSKTTVLRTLRLIRDPSKALRFFKWAQQSGFSHTAQSYFILLQILGRHRNLNVARNLLFSIEKKSNGTVKLEDRFFNTLIRSYAEAGLFKESLKLFQTMKSVAVSPSVVTFNSVLSILLKRGRTNMAKEVYDEMLHTYGVSPDTCTYNVLIRGLCKNSMVDEGFRFFKEMASFNCDPDVVTYNTLVDGLCRAGKVRIARNLVNAMSKKCEGLNPNVVTYTTLIRGYCMKQEVDEALVVLEEMSGRGIEPNMVTYNTLIKGLCEVHKLDKMKDVLELMKDNGGFSPDTFTFNTIIHSHCCAGNLDEALKVFESMKKFQIRMDSASYSPLIRCLCQKGDYDMAEVLFDELFEKEILLSNFGSKPLAASYSPLIQYLCEHGKSKKAERVMRQLMKRGTQDGQLYNTLIMGHCKEGTYESGYELLVWMLRRDFLPDVHIYDSLIDGFLLKNKPLLAKETLEKMLKSSYQPKTATWHSILAKLLEKGCAHESACVILMMLEKNVRQNINLSTESLKLLFRCGQQERAFEIIDLLYKNGYRVTIEEVVQFLFERGKLSEACKMLFFSFKNHQNVNIDLCNAIVLNLCKTNKVSEAFNLCYELVEKGLCQELTCLNDLLAALEEGGRREEAIFISKRLPRLEKLDESKGNHGSKKFRPIKV
- the LOC106762838 gene encoding pentatricopeptide repeat-containing protein At1g02060, chloroplastic isoform X2 — its product is MVPLSLSSQQLFSNLRFISVSTFNPYLRYICSDYPESQNARLRSRNESKTAKTMANLINSKPWSNALVSFLPTPLSKTTVLRTLRLIRDPSKALRFFKWAQQSGFSHTAQSYFILLQILGRHRNLNVARNLLFSIEKKSNGTVKLEDRFFNTLIRSYAEAGLFKESLKLFQTMKSVAVSPSVVTFNSVLSILLKRGRTNMAKEVYDEMLHTYGVSPDTCTYNVLIRGLCKNSMVDEGFRFFKEMASFNCDPDVVTYNTLVDGLCRAGKVRIARNLVNAMSKKCEGLNPNVVTYTTLIRGYCMKQEVDEALVVLEEMSGRGIEPNMVTYNTLIKGLCEVHKLDKMKDVLELMKDNGGFSPDTFTFNTIIHSHCCAGNLDEALKVFESMKKFQIRMDSASYSPLIRCLCQKGDYDMAEVLFDELFEKEILLSNFGSKPLAASYSPLIQYLCEHGKSKKAERVMRQLMKRGTQDGQLYNTLIMGHCKEGTYESGYELLVWMLRRDFLPDVHIYDSLIDGFLLKNKPLLAKETLEKMLKSSYQPKTATWHSILAKLLEKGCAHESACVILMMLEKNVRQNINLSTESLKLLFRCGQQERAFEIIDLLYKNGYRVTIEEVVQFLFERGKLSEACKMLFFSFKNHQNVNIDLCNAIVLNLCKTNKVSEAFNLCYELVEKGLCQELTCLNDLLAALEEGGRREEAIFISKRLPRLEKLDESKGNHGSKKFRPIKV